The Apium graveolens cultivar Ventura chromosome 3, ASM990537v1, whole genome shotgun sequence sequence AATTCCTTTTCTTAAACCTCCGGGGAGCCAACTATAGGAAATATATGTGCCAGTTATGAGAGCCTTTGGAGAAGGGTATCGTGATGTGGTGATTGAAATAGACAAGTATGAAGCTTACAAGTTGGTCAAAGATTTCGACCAAGACGCTCCAGCTGCAATTTTTGATCTTGTCTCACTGATCAATATTGGGGTAAAAAAAGAACTAAAAATGCAAGGTGGCTTTTTGTTCCGATCAAGGACCAATGTAGCAAGATTTCTAGCAAGCGTAGGTCTGGAAACTGCTGACAGAATGTATACCTTTGACAGGTCTGTTGAAGAACTCTTAAACTGGGATATGGGTCTGACACAGACCACACAGACTTCCAAGATATCTACATGGTCTCGACATTCTCTGATAAGATCAAAGATTTGGGGATTGGACATGTGGGAGCACCGCAGAGAACAaacttgaattttattttgaATGCTGATGTGCTGCAGGAAGGGCCTGGTATTAAGGAGGATATTTTTCATGGAGGAATGATGTATCATGAAGCAACTGCAAAATTTGTGGGTGACTCAATGATGAATGAAATCAACTAACTTTATCAAGGAATGATTTCTTAACCAGATTTTCAAAAATTGGCATATGAATGGTGGTTGGATAATAGATAAATTCTCGGACCAAGTACTAGCTTGTAATAGGCCAGATAGTAGGACTTTTGCGTATTTTTGGTTCTTAATCCTAATATAGGGTTGTTGTAATAGACTCAATCTACTTAAGTTTCATTTTTAGGGTTGTACATGCATAGGGTAATAGTAAATGTTATGCACATGCACGTTGTATTCTTTTCACCAATTAATACAATGCCGACTTATAAAAAACACTATCATGCCGGAATAATTGTTGCAAAGCGGCTGCGTACACCGTCGCTGATCCTAAATTTTTTGAATTATGTTTATGTTCTTGGAGTGAATAAAAATGTGACACTAGGTTAAGTCGGTGCATCGGAGCTAAGCAACATTTATCCTCTGATATACGAGTCTTCAGTTTAGTGGGTTATTCAATTGACGTTTCAATTTATTGAGATTAGAAGTAAGATATAAATTTAAGGTTTGGGGGAAATAGATTTCCTAGAGGTGTATTATCCGCCCCAATTTTTTATGCTGGATACCACACTTAACATCTATTATCTACCCCAGTCGAATGATGTTGAGATCACGCAACACAAGAAGATAACTAATGGAATTGGTCCAGAAAATTACTTCTATATTTAGTGgactttctcttctttttaagTTTAATGGGTTTGCTTGTAGCCTTAGCAGTTTTTTGTGGATTTTGTTTAACAACGGGGAAGAAGGCTGAAACGATTGGAAGGCAATCATATCATGTGGCAATAGTTTTGTctgatataattttttttattatttctaGTTATGTTTGAAATAAGAAAACTGATTATAAGGAAAAGTTCGGAGGAAAAAAAATTAATGTAATTAAATAGATGTTGATATAATTGTTACAATATACGACTACCAACTCTTCCCTCGTCAAAACTAACAGAGTTCGGCGGAGTTGATGGAATAATGCACTTTGCATGTATTTTCGATTTTCATTATTTAAAGTGAGAGTTTTTAAATGTTAGTATCCCAAGTAgtctaataattaaaatataagtaTACGAAGTGCACTTTACTCTCTATCTAAATCCTCTGAAAATTTGAAACTTTTAAATTTATCTTTGTGTAGCAAAATTTACTTGTTAAAGTAGACAAATTTGAGAAGACTATGAACCTAAAAATTCTCGATGTATCGATCACATTGTTTGATTGGAGCATGTGCCTTGCTGATTGTGAGACTTAATGCAAGAATTTTTTTTCTACAAGTGACTCAAATTGTATCATTAATTGAAATATGAGCTTTAATGATTGTGAGACTTAGTTTGAGATATTTTATTCGTCTCCGACTGACTTAAATGTGGATATTAAATAAGATGGCACTGGACGTATGATACGTGAATAGATCCAAATTACTTACCCGAGTCAAAGCTTGAAACTTTTTTGACAGGTCATTAAGGCTAATAATTTTATATTGTTAATTTGCGTAGCGGTTGGATGGATCCAAAATATGCTACTGAAAACTCTGTGTATATATTACTGTCGCGGTGAACGTTAAGCAAACGTAACTTTTTGTGTCGCATTTATACCTTTTTTTTCTCATTTTTGGGATGTGAGgattaatttttattataacaCCAATCTCAATAAAATGTGTAGTTCAAAGCATATTTGTGGTCATGCAAGACTTTGAGAGCTATTTAAAAGATTGAATCAACAAACTTGTGTTCGAAAATTTAGAGTTGTGATTAATTGGTGGTAGAAagttaaaatataaatatattagattAAAATTTAAAATGGGATCCTCTTATTTGGATAGAAGAACTTTATACAGATCATAATTAATATAAggtatatattatataatctattaaggctgagcaaaaccgaaccgaaacgTGCTAATTCGGCTGGGTcctatttttttcaaaaattctgTCTTTTCGGTCCGGACCAATTAGATTGGAATAAAATTCAgttcggtttggttcggttcttttaaaatattttagtcgggaccgaatagaccaaattataaatactataatttcattgtatatacattttacatatatcataaaaattttaattataaattataaattgtaATTGTATTAGTAAACTATTAGAACTTTACATATCacattactttaattatattttagattttataatttgtggtttaatttttaatgcaattttctttttgaaaaaaattcgggttgttcggtccaaaaccggattGAATCGAATAACTTCGGCTCGGTTCGGTCCCGCCCATAATATAACTTCGGTCCGGTCCAAGAAAAAAATGACTATTCGATTTTTCGGTCTATTCAGTTCGATCCAATTTTGGACTGAACCGGGCATTTTGGGACCGAACCGGCGAATGCTCAGCTCTATAATCTACAAAAATTTTAGTTGGGtttaaattgataatatttttaataaaatgaatatAATTGAAAACAATTTAGTTTATAGAGTTTATAAATCGAATTGAAGCCAAAATGATATAAAAActgaaattatttatttaatcaatttGTTTGGGGTAATTTAGATGGTTCCAGAAAAATACCTTTTACGGACctaatttaatcaaattaatgcTCCGATTGtttatttgaaaatatttttcatGCAAATGTTTTTCATATTTTTGGGGTTTGTTTAcattttgaaatatatttttcacatttttttcttttttttgcatttaggaatattattttttaagGAGGAAAATTTGTAATATAATATTGATAATTTTTAGGAAAATGACATCCCCTTTATAAAGCcgaaaaatattttctaaaataaatatttctcaccattttttataaaaattttcaTAGTAGCAAAATAACAAATTTTTGAAAAGAATTTGAGACAATTTTTTGTGGAGAATGTTTTTAAAAAAGTTTTTTTCGAGatattttttccaatttttttttgaTTTACGGAGAttgaaaaattttcaaaaaaaatcccagaaaaacGAAATTGACTTAACTTCGATGCTTCTGAGAACAAATTCACAAACTCAAGGGACCTCtttacaaatacaattaaaaataaGGCACCAAATAACAATAACACTCATCTCCAAATCCGTATAATCACACTCCACACCATCTCTTCTCATTCATACACACATGTACTGTACGTATATCTGTATCTCTATCTATCTCCATTTATATTTCTAGGGCTTTTTTTTCACAAATTCCCCAATTAACCATGGCCGTGGAGCCTCTCGACGACGTCAAGGAGAAACTTTCCGACGAGCGCGCCCAATCACCGTCGCCTCCGCCGCCGCCAATTCGACGGCGCGAGCGAGATTCTAGAGAGAGGAGAGAGAACGTAGAGAACGTCGATCGAGGACCTAGGAGAGAGTATTTTGATCGGAATTTGCCGAGAGAACGGGAGTTTAATAAGCGGCGTGCGAGTCCGGGGAGTCCGCCAGGAGGTGTGTATCATCGGGACCGGAGGAATTACTCTCCGCCGGCGAGGAGGTCGCCGCCGATGCAGAATTATAAGAGGATGAGGAGAGATGAGGGGTATGAAGGGCGGAGAGGGAGTCCACCTGCGAGAGGTGGCTATGGAGGCGGTGATAGGAGGTATGTTAGTTGCTCTCATTGTTTCGGTTTGTGGAATCTCGTAAATTGAAATACTTGTGTTTTTTGATAATGTGAAAATCAGTGCTAGAAATTAATCAAACTGAATGTTATATAAATACTGATGACTAGTAATGCACTTTCGAGTTTAGAGTTTTGTATTAAAGAGAAATTTGAATGGGAAGGAGTAAGGGTGTACATTTTAGTCGATTTAGGAACTTAAGTGAATACTTCTTATTCGTTGTAGGAAATGTGTTAGTTATGAATTTATTTATTAGGGGAAAATATTTGTCGGACCTTTATAGGAAATGTGGTGCTTTTTGGTGTACGATTAGAACATTCAGGTTGGATTGTCGTATTTTAAAGTGCTTTTCTGGTTATTTTCGGATTCTTGGTAGCATACTTCATACTTGTGAAGTAAGAAGATATATTACATTCCTTATTGTACATTATACATAAATACCTTTGGCATACTGGTATACTTGTTTTAATTTTTTCATCTATAAGATTGCGCTTGTTGGCTTGATGGTTGTTCCGTTCTCATGTTAAATATCTTGCTCTGATGTGATTGTTAAATGTTGGGTTATTATAGTTTAGCTGGCAGGGGATTACTCCTATTTCATGTAATTATTTTAGAAGAATATATGTTGTTTGCAGGCTTGGATATAATCACCATCTGAATGGGCATGACCGTGAAATGGGTGGTAGGACGGGTTATCCAGATGAAAGATCTCATGGCCGGCATGGTGGACGTTTAGCTGGTGGCTATGAAAGTGGTCCATCTGGTATTTCTTAAATTTGTTTGCAACATGCTATTTTTCAGAATTCCTGATTAGGATGTAATTTCCAATATCCAGTAGATAAGATCTCAGTCTCTACTTGCTAATGTCCTGTGGCATGCACACCCAAGCTGAGTAGTGGATCCTGTACATTTTCATGAAGTAAAGCATTCTTTATATATGTAAGAAGTGGAATCTTGTGAAATTTTACACTAGACAATTAGGTCTCTCTCTGTGTATCTGTCTTGGCGCCGGAATTGCAGGATGTGTCCCTTTATCTAATTCCTAAAATCAAACCATCCAAATCTATATGTAGTTTTTGGTTATATATTTGAATGTACTACAAGGAATCAAGGATGCTGCTTATTCCATTTTTCAGCCTTGAATATTGACTTCTAGTTGTGTGATTCTATGTAACTGATGGGAAGTTGAGAACTTTGTCCTGTTTCCATGATTGTGGGTAACCAGTTACAAGGATACACATTTCAGTTACAAAATGAGAGTGAGAGAGTAATCACAATATTTCTTCAGTTGTATTTGGTGGGTTCGTGTTCTTTCTAAGTAGTTGGACATGGCCTGCCAAGTATCCTCCCTGTTTATAGGATTCCAATGCCATTTATAAAATTTCTGCCTCCTATTCCATATGGATTTGGGATCTACGCTTGATAAGAAATTGTTATTTTGACAT is a genomic window containing:
- the LOC141711056 gene encoding uncharacterized protein LOC141711056, which codes for MAVEPLDDVKEKLSDERAQSPSPPPPPIRRRERDSRERRENVENVDRGPRREYFDRNLPREREFNKRRASPGSPPGGVYHRDRRNYSPPARRSPPMQNYKRMRRDEGYEGRRGSPPARGGYGGGDRRLGYNHHLNGHDREMGGRTGYPDERSHGRHGGRLAGGYESGPSGWGSGRGWLYRCC